The region TTGCATGGGATTCGGAACGAGAAAATGCGGGTCAGTCGGAAGATTCTTTGGGAAAACTGTACTTCCAATGATGTATTTTTTCTTGAACATTTTTCCGAACAACAAACTCATTAGATTACGTTTGCTGGGAATTTCACCGTGTGCCATTTTGAGAGGAGCAATGCAATGTGCCATTAATTGTGCAGCGTTCATTTTTCCCCAATGCGGTTTTGATTCGGGAGTAACTTTATTGATCCGTGCTATTAATTCTTCAACGTCGCTTTGTTTAAACAAACTCTTCATAAAACACTAATGTTTTCTTAATTCGAAATTTTGTCCTAAATAAACTTTACGTACCTGTTCATCATTCGCTAAATCCTCAGCAGTTCCCGATTTAATTACACTTCCCGAATACAATAAGTAAGCGCGATCGGTAATACTTAATGTTTCGTGTACGTTGTGGTCGGTGATTAAAATACCGATGTTTTTATTTTTCAAAGTTCGCACAACGCTCTGAATATCTTCAACGGCAATAGGGTCAACACCCGCAAAAGGCTCGTCTAATAAAATAAATTTCGGATCAGTTGCCAACGCGCGTGCAATCTCCGTTCTTCTTCTTTCTCCTCCCGATAATTGATCGCCTAAATTTTTACGGACATGGTGCAAACTAAATTCATCTAATAAACTTTCTACTTTCGCTTCCTGTTCTTTCTTGGTGAGCTTCGTCATTTCCAATACAGCACGCAAATTATCTTCAATGCTTAATTTTCTAAATACAGAAGCTTCTTGCGGCAAATAACCAATTCCTAATTGGGCACGACGATACATGGGCTCTTTCGTGATATCCAAATCATCTAAAAATATTTTCCCGCTGTTTGGTTTAATCATTCCAACGATCATGTAAAACGAGGTGGTTTTTCCGGCGCCATTCGGGCCTAATAAACCAACGATTTCGCCCTGACGAACCTCCACAGAAACGTTATTCGCAACCGTTCTGTTTTTATATTTCTTTACTAAATTTTCTGAGCGTAAAATCATTTTTATAATGCTAATTGGAAACTAAATTTAAATCCGAAATTCTCAATGGGGTTCGCGCGTGGATAGGTTAATCGCCACAACGCATCTACTCTAAATACTTTGAAAATGTTTTCTATTCCCGCAGTTGCTTCTACATACGGACCTTGTTCTAACGACCGTAAGGTTTCAGGGAAAATTAATGTTTTTGCATTCCTAGGTTCAACAGTTCCCCATACAGCTTTACCGCTAACAACTTCTCTCCATTTCAATTTTTTCAATAATGGAACTTTATTGAATAACAATCCTTCGAAGTGATGAATAATGGCTGCTGCAACATATTGATCACTTCCAAATTCGTAATATCTCATCATGTTATAAGCCATGTAATCGTACACGTAAGTTTCATTACCACCGTGCAATTCCAATAAGGGATACGCTACTTGTCCCCAAATTTTTCCACCCTGAATCATGTAATCCGTGTATCCTAAAATCGGAGTTATCCTTACGCGGTCGGTTAAATTAACGGCTAATTTCTGATAATCGTATTCGCCGCCAAACGCATTCTGCAGTGATTTTGCATAATTTAACTGTATAACCGGATAGCGTGTTCCTAATGACACGCGCTCAAAATCACCACTCACAAATTTTTCTTTATAGGCAAACCGGATGTTAACGCGCGCCTCTGTGTTTCTTAAGTTTTCTTTATCGGTTAATACACCGTCTTTATTGTAGTATTGATATTTTGCCGCGCCAATTGGTGTATATAAACTTCCTGCTAACGTAAATCGTGTAATCAATCCCGGAAACCATTCGCGCTCATACCAGGCTTGTGTATTATCCACCCGGGTTAAATTAGTAAGCGGACTTGTCCGGAAGAAAGAAGCGAAAATATTATCCTGAGAAAAACCATTGGTGCTTTGTCCCAAAATTTCATAATCACTTTTAAAACTCATTCCTACTAACTGCCGGTGTGGTTTTTTTGTGATGAAAGATTTAAATCCTAAACTGTATTTCCATTTTTTATCAAGCGTTCCATACGCAACATATCCGCCTAACTCATACCAGCGACTAAATTTACGACTGGTTCTTCCGCCAAAGCGCAGACGCGCTCCTTCCACTTTGTTATAGCTAACCAAATTATAATACGGACCAATTTCAAAATTATTTACCTTACCGTATCCCGCTACGAAAATGTAAAAGATGTCAATCCATGTTTTGTAGATAGGTAACGTTTGAATCGTGTCAATCATTTTATAGATTTTCATTTCACGAACACTCAAACTATCATGACGATTTTGCTGCCAGAATTCATCTGTCTTAGTTGTTGCATCTTCGGTGATGTCAATTTTATCTCCCAGTTCATAGAATTTCAATTCGCGCGGTTTATTCAAAATAAATTTTTTGTAGGAAGTCGTTTTTCTCCCGTAAAATCCAACTGCTTTTTTCTGCGGTGCAAAATCAATTACTAATCGGTCTTTGGTTAACATCCAGGTGCTGTCTTCATACGAAAATTCCTGAACAACATTAGCGGTATTCACAAAGTTGATGTTTGCATCTTTAGGCATAGCCATTTCCAGTCGCTTAATACCCCAGGTTGTATCGGCCACCCACATGTTGCCTGTGAAAGAAAGTTCTTGCGGACGTTTTGGTTTAAAGCGAATATGATAACACCATTGATTACCTAAAAACAAACTGTCTTCGAGGTAATATTTATAGTAGAAAAAACCATCGTTGGAAATAGGACTCGCAAACTGCTTATTGAAAATTAAAATATTGTTATCATAAATGTTGATGTTTTGATACATATCGCCCATCACCTGAGAAATAGATGTGTTCTCTATACCGGTAATTTTACTGGCACGCACAACTTCGCGCTTACGCTTAGGGTCTTTAAGAAAATAAAAGTCTGATATATTTTCTATCATGAAGAAAGGAAGGGAAGGCTTTTCACCGCTAAACGTGCTGTCTACATTATCGAATACAAAGCGGATTGGTTTAAGCGCTTTTTTCTCCTGCATCTCCTTTGGAATTCGCGTTAAATCAAATTCAATTTTATTATAGGTTTCGTATTCATATGCCTCGAGTTTATCGCGGTTATTTTTGACTTTATTAGCGATTACGTTACGAATGATGCGGTGCGCTGGATTTTCGCCGGCCTTTACTGTTACCTCTTCTAAAGCTAATCCCTCATTTACCAAAGGCATATTTATCTCCTGATCAGTGAGCGTTTTGTTTATTTTACGAGCTAATCGCTTATATCCAACATAAGTGGCAATTAACGAGTCGCCCATCTTTGTGGTTTTAATGACAAAGTTTCCATCAAAATCGGTTTGCGCGCCAATGGTTGTACCTTTAATAATAACCGGAACGAAAGGAAGCGGCTCTTTAGTTTCAGAATTAAATATTTTTCCGCGGATGGTATAAGTTTGCGCCTTCAGTATGGAAGTGAAAACTGAAACCATCAGCAAAACAGCTACTATTTTTAGAGCGCGCATCAGAGGTTTAAAGGTAATAATTAGGTAAGGATGTTGCAATAAAGTAGGCTTGAGTTAATAACAAAGTTTATCCCGAAAATGTTTAACAAATTACCATTTGCGGGGCTAATCAATTTTGTTACTTTTAGGCTTTGATATGGCTAAATACGATGCGGTAATTATTGGCAGTGGAATGGGTGGTTTAACCACAGCGTACATCTTAGCCAAAGAAGGAATGAAAGTGTGTGTGTTGGAGAAAAATCGACAAGTTGGCGGCTCATTACAAATTTTCAGTCGCGATAAAACCATTTTTGATACGGGCGTACATTATATCGGCGGATTAGATGAGGGACAAAATTTAAACCGTTATTTTAAATATTTCGGTTTAATGGATGCGCTTAAACTCCAAAAATTAGACGAAAACGGCTATGATTTAATTTCTTTCAAGGGAGATCCGAATAATTATCCGCATGCACAGGGTTACGCGAATTTTGTTGAACAACTTTGTAAGTTTTTCCCTAAGGAAAGAGCCAGTATTCAACTTTACATTGATAAAATAAGAGAAGTTTGTAAAGCTTTTCCGTTATACAATTTAGAAACCGGAAAAAAAGATTTTGAAAATGCCTGGTATTTAAGTGTTGATTCCAGAACTTTCATTGAAAGTATTGTGAGTGATGAAAAACTTCGCCGTGTTTTAGGTGGAAGCAATATGCTGTATGCCGGCCTCGAAGGAAAAACTCCCTTTTATGTGCATGCTTTAGTGGTTAATTCTTACATCGAAAGCTCATATCGTTGCATTGACGGAAGCTCGCAAATTGCAAAGCATTTGAGTAACGCCATAAAGAACATGGGTGGAGAAATTTTTAATTACTCCGAAGCTAAAACATTTCATTTCTCGGGAGACGAAATTGAATCGGTTGAATTAACGAATGGCGAACGTGTAGAGGGAAAAATGTTCATTTCGGCTATTGATTTAGCTAAAACTATTGATATGGTAGAGGGTCCGCAATTAAGAGCGGCTTATAAAAACCGAATTAAAAGCTTAGACAATTCCATTTCTTCCTTTATTGTTAACGCAGTGGCGCATGAAAACACAGTGCCGCATATCAATTACAATATTTATCATTATACAGTAGATAATGTTTGGAGCAGTCCGAATTACAACCTTGAAACCTGGCCCGAAACAGTTGGCTTATTCGGAACAACAAGCTCTAAGAATCCGGGCTTTACCGAAAACTTTACGGTGATGGCATATATGCGCTATGAAGAGTGTAAAAAATGGGAAAACACGTTTCAAACCAAACCACATTTTACGGAAGGGCGCGGAGAAGATTACGAAGCGTTTAAAATAGAAAAGGCAGAGAAAATATTAAATGTTTTGTATGAACGCATGCCTTCATTAAAAGGAACGATTAAATCCTACACCTGTGCTACCCCACTAACGTATCGCGATTACATTGGCTCCCGTGACGGAACACTTTATGGTGTTATAAAAGATTACAACGAGCCTATGAAATCATTTATTACGCCACGAACAAAAGTGAAAAATTTATTTTTAACAGGCCAAAACATCAATCTTCACGGCGTAATGGGTGTTACCGTTAATTCATTTGTTACCTGCAGTGAAATTCTCGGATATCCTTACTTAATCGAAAAAGTAATTAAAGAAACCTCCTAAGGTTTCGAAACAATTACTTGTTTGGGCTGCGCATAATACCAACATCCATCGGGCGCCATCATTTTTAATAAAACACTTCCACTCTTATTATTCCAGTTAACTAGAATACTGTTTGAGTTTTTTTCGCCATTTACCTCAACACCCTTTGGCAAAATCCATTCATAGGCAAAGTCTTTAAGCATTGGTGCTTTAAACTCAATATTTTTTTGACTTTCGCTTACTTCACTGTTGCCTTCTATTTTTATTTGTGGAATTAAACCAAACTCAACAGCGGTATGGTAAGTAGAATACAGTCCTTTGTCAGTTGCAAACACGCCACCTTTCCCTCCTTGATTTTTGCAAGCTCCCGGATCAATCGGAATCGCGTGTCCCATATTATTGATTTTATAAAAAACTACCGCCTCTTGTTTATCCTTATTGTGATAGGCTAACCTCATAACATCGTTTTTACCCATGTATGTAGAATCAATTTGATCGGCTACAGTATCCGCTTTATGTAAACAAGTCCACTGCTCCATTAATTCTTTTGCATTGCGAACATTTACTACGGGATCGCTATTACCATGATAAATAAAAACCTTAGGATAAGGTCCTTTAAAAGCGGGGTTCTCGCGCCACACTAATTCTTTCCACTCTTCCGGAGTTTTATTCACGCCCCAAACCATTGTTCCGGATGAAGTAAAAATGTTATTGCCGGGTTTATAAGGCCCTCCGGCAAATATGGCTGCAGCTTTAAACATCGCGGGCTGTGTTGCAATCATCACCACACTCATAGCCGCACCGGCAGATAAACCGGTCACAAAAACAGAATCCTTACTAATAGAAAATTTCTTCTGCATATATTCTACCATTTGCCTGATGCTTTCGCACTCGCCATTACCGCGTTCAATTTCATTTTTCTTAAACCAATTAAAACAATGTGAAGGATTGTTTGGAAAATGTTGTTGAGGATAGGCTACACAGAAGCCATAATCATCCGCCAATTTATTCCAGCCGGTTAATTCGGCTACTGCATTTGCGCCTTGAGAACAACCGTGTAACACGAGTACTAAAGGGGCGTTGGGTCGTGCCGATTTAGGGATGTAATAAAACAAGCTGAGGTTTCCGGGGTTAGTACCGAAATCCATTACTTCGCTTGATAACGGTTGTGACACCACGGCTTTTGCGAAAAAAGCAAATATCAATATATAAAATGTTTTCATCTTCAATAAAAAACCCCGTTCGAAAAATAAATTCAGAACGGGGTCGTTGTTTGTTTGTTCATGTTAGTTGCTTATACCGAAAAACTCATTATAAGAAACTTCCTTACTGTTAAGCTTGCATTTTTCCTTGATTAAATCAAGTACTTTTTTTGCATAAAGATTTTCGAAAATCTTTTGTGCTTCTTTTTCGCGAGTTAACAAATCTTTCGCAATTTTATTTACATCCTCTTCCTGAGGTGTTTGTCCGTAACGTGCATACTCACCGCGGATGAAAGCTTTCGCTTCCTCTGTTGCTTCTTCCGGACTTACAACAATGTTGTTGTCTTTAATAATTTTATTCTCAATTAAACGCCATTTCATTGCGTTCGCATAATCAGGATATTCTTTTTCTAATTGATCTTGAGACAATGGCTTTTCATTCACCGCCATTAACCAACGTTTTAAGAAGCTATCCGGTAATTGTAAGTTTAATTTAGTCACTAAGGTTTTCTCGATTTCCTTACGTAAATCACGATCGCTGTCCTGATTAAACATCAAGCCTAATTCTTCTTTAATTTTATTTCTGAATTCTTCTTCTGAATTAATGTTACCCGCTCCATAAAGCTTATCGAACAATTCTTGGTTCAATTCAGCATCTTCAAGGCGAGCGATGTTCTTAACCGTAAGTTGAATGTTTCCATTAAATGATTCTGCTGCTGCTTTATCAATTCCTAAAGAAATAGATTTGTCAAGAGCAGTTTCATATAATTCATTTACATTCACTACAAGTTTATCTTCCTTCTTTAAACCGATTAATTTCGGCTTAATAGTTTCGTTTTTCAAACGGTCGATACCAATACTTGTTGATTTAAAAATTCCACCCGGTACAATGTTTCCATCAGCATCCAACTCAACAATATCAACGAATAAAACATCTTTATCACCGGCAACTTCAGGGTTTACTGATTTACCGTAATTACGACGAACATCCTTTAAATATTTTTCTACCAACTCTTCATCTACTTTTACTTTTTTATAAGTGAAGGAATGAGAATCATCCACCTTCACATCAAACTTTGGTGCTAAACCTAATTCGTAAGTGAAAGTAAAATCCTTTTGGTTATTCCAATCAACCGGTTGTTGTTCTTTCGGCATCGGATTACCAAGAATCTCGATACTGTTATCGTTAATATAATTGTGTAAACTATCGTTTAAGATTTTGTTTAACTCTTCAACTAAAATAGAAGTGCCGTATTGTTTTTTAATTAAACCAACAGGTACTTTTCCGGGGCGGAAACCCGGCATCGCCGCATTACGTTGCACTTTTTTAATAGCTTCCGTAACTTTTCCTTCATAATCGGCAGGGCCTAAATTGATAACGATTTCGGCATTTAAACTGTCGATGTCTTTCTTCGAAATATTCATGGGCATAAAACTTGTATTAATATAAGGGCTGCAAAAATAAGAATTTTTTAATAGCAATTACCCTGAGAAACAGGTTTTTCCGCAATAAAAGCAGAACTAGAAGTTAAAATGTGATATTTTAATCGTCGGTAGGCTCCGGAGCGCGCTTAAGAGCTGCTTTCTTTGCCTTTAATTTGTTGGGCCAAATCACG is a window of Bacteroidota bacterium DNA encoding:
- a CDS encoding DUF1569 domain-containing protein → MKSLFKQSDVEELIARINKVTPESKPHWGKMNAAQLMAHCIAPLKMAHGEIPSKRNLMSLLFGKMFKKKYIIGSTVFPKNLPTDPHFLVPNPMQFEMERKKLIEKLQEFSAKGPNGITNKVHSFFGPMIAEEWDILQYKHLDHHLKQFGV
- the lptB gene encoding LPS export ABC transporter ATP-binding protein, whose protein sequence is MILRSENLVKKYKNRTVANNVSVEVRQGEIVGLLGPNGAGKTTSFYMIVGMIKPNSGKIFLDDLDITKEPMYRRAQLGIGYLPQEASVFRKLSIEDNLRAVLEMTKLTKKEQEAKVESLLDEFSLHHVRKNLGDQLSGGERRRTEIARALATDPKFILLDEPFAGVDPIAVEDIQSVVRTLKNKNIGILITDHNVHETLSITDRAYLLYSGSVIKSGTAEDLANDEQVRKVYLGQNFELRKH
- a CDS encoding carboxypeptidase-like regulatory domain-containing protein → MRALKIVAVLLMVSVFTSILKAQTYTIRGKIFNSETKEPLPFVPVIIKGTTIGAQTDFDGNFVIKTTKMGDSLIATYVGYKRLARKINKTLTDQEINMPLVNEGLALEEVTVKAGENPAHRIIRNVIANKVKNNRDKLEAYEYETYNKIEFDLTRIPKEMQEKKALKPIRFVFDNVDSTFSGEKPSLPFFMIENISDFYFLKDPKRKREVVRASKITGIENTSISQVMGDMYQNINIYDNNILIFNKQFASPISNDGFFYYKYYLEDSLFLGNQWCYHIRFKPKRPQELSFTGNMWVADTTWGIKRLEMAMPKDANINFVNTANVVQEFSYEDSTWMLTKDRLVIDFAPQKKAVGFYGRKTTSYKKFILNKPRELKFYELGDKIDITEDATTKTDEFWQQNRHDSLSVREMKIYKMIDTIQTLPIYKTWIDIFYIFVAGYGKVNNFEIGPYYNLVSYNKVEGARLRFGGRTSRKFSRWYELGGYVAYGTLDKKWKYSLGFKSFITKKPHRQLVGMSFKSDYEILGQSTNGFSQDNIFASFFRTSPLTNLTRVDNTQAWYEREWFPGLITRFTLAGSLYTPIGAAKYQYYNKDGVLTDKENLRNTEARVNIRFAYKEKFVSGDFERVSLGTRYPVIQLNYAKSLQNAFGGEYDYQKLAVNLTDRVRITPILGYTDYMIQGGKIWGQVAYPLLELHGGNETYVYDYMAYNMMRYYEFGSDQYVAAAIIHHFEGLLFNKVPLLKKLKWREVVSGKAVWGTVEPRNAKTLIFPETLRSLEQGPYVEATAGIENIFKVFRVDALWRLTYPRANPIENFGFKFSFQLAL
- a CDS encoding NAD(P)/FAD-dependent oxidoreductase → MAKYDAVIIGSGMGGLTTAYILAKEGMKVCVLEKNRQVGGSLQIFSRDKTIFDTGVHYIGGLDEGQNLNRYFKYFGLMDALKLQKLDENGYDLISFKGDPNNYPHAQGYANFVEQLCKFFPKERASIQLYIDKIREVCKAFPLYNLETGKKDFENAWYLSVDSRTFIESIVSDEKLRRVLGGSNMLYAGLEGKTPFYVHALVVNSYIESSYRCIDGSSQIAKHLSNAIKNMGGEIFNYSEAKTFHFSGDEIESVELTNGERVEGKMFISAIDLAKTIDMVEGPQLRAAYKNRIKSLDNSISSFIVNAVAHENTVPHINYNIYHYTVDNVWSSPNYNLETWPETVGLFGTTSSKNPGFTENFTVMAYMRYEECKKWENTFQTKPHFTEGRGEDYEAFKIEKAEKILNVLYERMPSLKGTIKSYTCATPLTYRDYIGSRDGTLYGVIKDYNEPMKSFITPRTKVKNLFLTGQNINLHGVMGVTVNSFVTCSEILGYPYLIEKVIKETS
- a CDS encoding PHB depolymerase family esterase, with product MKTFYILIFAFFAKAVVSQPLSSEVMDFGTNPGNLSLFYYIPKSARPNAPLVLVLHGCSQGANAVAELTGWNKLADDYGFCVAYPQQHFPNNPSHCFNWFKKNEIERGNGECESIRQMVEYMQKKFSISKDSVFVTGLSAGAAMSVVMIATQPAMFKAAAIFAGGPYKPGNNIFTSSGTMVWGVNKTPEEWKELVWRENPAFKGPYPKVFIYHGNSDPVVNVRNAKELMEQWTCLHKADTVADQIDSTYMGKNDVMRLAYHNKDKQEAVVFYKINNMGHAIPIDPGACKNQGGKGGVFATDKGLYSTYHTAVEFGLIPQIKIEGNSEVSESQKNIEFKAPMLKDFAYEWILPKGVEVNGEKNSNSILVNWNNKSGSVLLKMMAPDGCWYYAQPKQVIVSKP
- the tig gene encoding trigger factor produces the protein MPMNISKKDIDSLNAEIVINLGPADYEGKVTEAIKKVQRNAAMPGFRPGKVPVGLIKKQYGTSILVEELNKILNDSLHNYINDNSIEILGNPMPKEQQPVDWNNQKDFTFTYELGLAPKFDVKVDDSHSFTYKKVKVDEELVEKYLKDVRRNYGKSVNPEVAGDKDVLFVDIVELDADGNIVPGGIFKSTSIGIDRLKNETIKPKLIGLKKEDKLVVNVNELYETALDKSISLGIDKAAAESFNGNIQLTVKNIARLEDAELNQELFDKLYGAGNINSEEEFRNKIKEELGLMFNQDSDRDLRKEIEKTLVTKLNLQLPDSFLKRWLMAVNEKPLSQDQLEKEYPDYANAMKWRLIENKIIKDNNIVVSPEEATEEAKAFIRGEYARYGQTPQEEDVNKIAKDLLTREKEAQKIFENLYAKKVLDLIKEKCKLNSKEVSYNEFFGISN